The Drosophila simulans strain w501 chromosome 3R, Prin_Dsim_3.1, whole genome shotgun sequence genome contains the following window.
TGAGAATACGATGATATCTCCGCGGGCCCAAAATAATCACCGATTCAGACGAACGCTCGGGTCTTCGATCTGCTGATTGAAGCCCACTCAGCCATTGGCCTAATAAGTAGTGTAATTATTGAGATTTTCTTCGCCGTGGTGTTTGACTTGACCATCTTTTCGGAGGCTTGTGACCAACTTTCTTAAGACATTAACTTTTTGTAGGCAAGTGCATAATTTAAACGAGTGAAAACGCAAGTTGCGCCGGAAACAGATTTGGCATCAAAGATGGATGGTCTAAGTTATAAGGACATTATTATAGGGAAactttaataactttaatctaagtctttttattttaatttaatttaatttttaatctaATCTTGTCTATGTTTtgaaagttattaatttaattgaaaacaaaaattaattgatagCTTTTCATCTACAACAACTAGGACTTAAAGTAAGGACCCTTtctatattttactttaagcaaaagaaattaatttaataaatgagCTATGCATTTTTTACTTTCGATTTTTAAGAAATTCCCTAAATAGTTGCTGAAGTTGTTTtaatcaaacaaaaagcacTTGACCTCACACCCTAGTTACGTAAGCTCGTTAGGCTTTCCTTTGTGTCCTGGACAACTACATAGATAAAcgtaaatatttgtcaaagGCCTATAGCAACCGGAAGATAACTTACAGAAAGCACCCCTTTGCGCTCTTTAAGAAGGTAAATACCCAGACGACTTAGGGGACGAAGGATTTATAAATTGCCTGCTATGCGGGACAAAAAGATAGCCGAAAGTTAAAAACAAAGTGggggaaaatcgaaaactttGTACTTTTATGGCCCAAAATGTTGACCTCCATTGGGTCAGTTTCTGATGTAACATAATGCACAAGTTGTgcgttgtttttcttttcagaGCGACTCAAGACACTTGCGATTTGTTTACCCAGCTCGGGGACAGCCataaacaataacagcaacacCTTaaacacaacagcaacatcgagcagcagcagccacatgaACAACTACTTGCCAGTTCCAACTACGAGcgaaattcattcataaaagcacacacactggaCACTTGGACGGCTGCTTTTCGCATGAATGGCCAAGCCTGTTGGCCATGCTCTTGGCCATTGGCTGTTGGTCATTTGGTAGTTGGTATATGGTAGTTTGGGAGTTGGAAGTTGGAAGTTGGCACATGCCAGTCGCCAGACAAATGGAGGCGTTCACGCTCGGCGCGTGAACCGACATAAGTTCGACCGTTAAGACGGATGTGCAGCGGCATTCAAATTTGCATGGCTTTGCAGCTCCGAACCCATTTGCATCCGAATGTGTGCCGATTTATGGCGGTCGAAGAAAACGCAAAGCGGAATTCCAGCTTAAAGATCGCATCacttgttttgattttctcCTCTGGGGAGGCTGCACCCATTTCGACGTTGATGTTGCGTTACGAAATGCCTCGCACTTTTACCACTGCACGCCTATTTCGATTGACGTCACACGGCCAACTGAAAGCCGATTTAATTGTGGTAGCaaattacacatacgccccaTCGCCCATCGACAATTTGGCGCCCATTATGCGGATGATTCAGGGGTTTCGTAAGGCGCACCGCACCAGATCCGCATGATAGTGTCGGATGTCGTCAGTCACAGACATTCACCTTGAAACGGGAGCTCGGATCTTTCCAAGAAAGCTACCATCCATCCAAGCACACTGAGGAAAAACGTCATGATTGTATTTCGCCgaattcattaattaattaatttttgttttaattatgtatagtactatgaaatataaaagaataaaGAGGTTTGCTAGATTCGTAGAATGTAATGGTTGAAGAAATCATTTCCGACCCTATAAAGTATAACACCCGTTCTAGCAACCGCAAAGTGGCCAAACGCGTCACCCCTGCAGAATGTTTTGTGCctaaattttattattcgttttgccaatttctatagATAACTCGGATAATGATCCTGAtccaaaatattttactttaaagGGTTGGAAATTTTTACTCTATGAtgtcaatttaatttgatattaaaaGCTTATAAGAACTTACTGCAATTAAATCAACTTACTTTACTCCACtagataaaaacaaaccaagTAAATTTCACTTAAATACAGTAACTTAGTAAAGATTTCGCCCAGTGCAGCAGTCCATCATCTGTGGGTATCTGGCGTCTTGTGCGCAtccgtttttgtttgcttttcgtgTAATTTCTCTTTCATTTCACTTGAGCAATTGAAGCGCGCTGTTATTTGCACTTTTGCTAAGCTCAAATTGTTGACTAATGTGTCACAATTGCCGAGTCAGGCCGTTTCTTATGATTATGCCCGCAGAGGTGTTTTCACCTGTGCACTCGAACTGCCCGAAGGAAAAGTCCCGAGTAGGACGTGCCTATCTGGCCGTAGATCCCGCCTCCCAGCTATCCTGTTTCCAGTCGCTGTCCTAGTTACATAACTGTCATTATATATCACACTTTATGTTGCGCAATAAAAACAGAGCCACAATAAAGTcacgaaaattaaaagtaatttcaaGGCGCGCACATGCGGTGAACATAACTATTTTCGGTGATACCGGGTGGACGGGGGTCTTAAACGGAGATGACATACAGACCAGGGGCCAGAAATAACAGTAGTATGAAAATATCATACACACAACTTTCATTTCTTGCGGCAAAGTgcccgaaaaacaaaagcgttcaaaaaattaacaaaatccAGAAGAATATATGACACACATATGGGGGTCTGTGCCGCGAGGGGGGCATCCAGGGGTTAAGAGTCGGGGTGTGTGGAGGGTTAAGCTGCGCAGCACCTGTTTATCACCTCATGTGTTGTAATCTGTGAGGCTCCAGAAGAAACTACATCTCTTTGTCTGCGTGCGTTTGTTCGAGGAGATGGGCAGAAGAGTCTGCGGGAAGATGCGTCTTCAGGGGTCTCTCCGCTCgattgtatgtatgtgcgcgcatgagtgtgagtgtgtgggggAGAGAAGACGGACAACCTTGGCTTTGGCTCTCCCATGAAAACTTTCTCGTGCTCTCACATTCAACAgccctgctgcctgctgcctgcgcTGACGTCGACCGAAGACAGAAGACTCGTCTTCGcatgcgcatgcgcagcgaCTTTCTTTAATGCGGAAGCAGACAAAGCTCTGCCTGCGCTTGCCTAATGCGGCTTCTAAGCTCGGAGGCTGCTGAGAAAGAGAAGCAGCGCTGCGgtcagaaagagagggcagcTGCCGTCTTCGCAGAGTCAGAGTGCCAGAAAGAGCACGCAGACACGTGTGGAAGAGGGCTCGGGCTCTTCGGCGACGGAGACCCTAGCTGTATGTGTGGGCACCGGCgctttttacataattttacGTTATGCCGCTGCCGAGGCGACCGCTACGTTGGAAACTCTTTAAAAACAGCCTGACAGCGGCGAAAAGTTATCAAACCGCAGCTTGTTCCATTCGAATGAACACACCAGTGATTTCGGTGGTGCCCAAGGAATTCAGTCGCAGAAATCACCAATCCACCAACCCAACCGCCAGCATGAAGTTCTTCGTTGCCACCGCCTGCATCCTGCTCCTGGCAGCAGGCATCTCCGCCGATCCCGTCAAGGCCGCCGAGGAGCAGCCCGGCGCATTTGCTCAGTGCCTCGAGTCCGACTCTATCTCGTGCCTGCAGCTCACGGTACGGATTATCTAGGCCCTAAGGATTACATACCCCTATTACAAAACGAAAGATCAAAGCACAATCAAGAACAATTGCAAAGATGCTTATCAGTGAAAGTGAAACCAAAAAATCCATTGATCTCCGATTAAGTGACAATCCCATGTGATCTAAAGGATACTACtgaagtgaaagtgaaaaacaGTTTCTTTACAGCTTCCTGTCGAGCTGCAATTATTTCGcaataatcaatatttaaaagagTGTGTAATTTGCCAGATACAATTGACACCTGACAGGAAGATGTGAAAAACAACATTAGCACTTAAAAGTGTCTTTTAGACTTGCAAGCTGCTCTAAGCgcatttattatatatttccgAGCAAAAAATATGTCATCGAATTACTATCCTAATAAGTTGAAAAGCAGTTGAATAGTGATGATATAATCAACAATTTTTCCAATACTTGCAAACTAAGAAATTCTTTCAAATTTCACTGATAACTTTATTCTTACTTAGCCACttatttacatacaaatgATGCCATATAATCATAACAATCAATCAAACATATCCTCAATGACCAATAGCTTTGACTTTAGATCACAGTTTGCTCTAATTCGAAACCCCACTTCCTCCTCCACAGCTCTTCCGCAAGGCCAAGTCCGTGTTCGATAACCCTCAGATCGAGCTTTTCGGTGGCGTTTCTCTGGTGAAGTCCAACGAAGGTCGTCAGGGCAAGTCCCTGGACAACTCTCTGGCTGTTGAGGCCGCTCCCACCGTGGAGGCCCGCACCGCCGAGATGGGCAACTACTTCATGGACAACGCCAAGAGCTTCTTTGCCGAACGCTCCCTGAACTTCAACTTCGCCAACGCCGCTCGCAGCGTGGCCCGCGCCATCCCCGATGACATCAAGGCTGATCTCCGCGAGCTGGTCGTTGAGTCCCGTACCCGCAAGAAGAAGCTGCTGAAGAAGTTCCTGCCCATCCTGCTGGGAGTTGGTGCTAAGATCGCCGTCCTTGGAGTCGGCTCCATCTTCGGACTGCTGTTCCTGGCCAAGAAGGCCCTGGTTGTGTCTGTGATCGCTTTCTTCCTGGCTCTGGCTGCTGGTGCTTCCAGCGGACTGGGACGCATCGGTGGAtccggaggcggcggcggtcTGCTCGGCGGTCTGGGAGGTCTCTTCGGCGGCAAGAACGCCGGTGGATCGTCGGCTGCCAGCACCGGTGGATGGTCCTCGGGCGGTGGTGCCTCCAGCGCCGGATGGTCCTCTGGCGGCAGCTCGGGCTGGGACACCCATGGTGCCTACAGCTCGCCTGTGGCCCAGACCATCGCCTACCAGGGATACAAGCAGGCCCGCCGGTAAACAGTTGGCCCAGAGCTAAGTTAACCGAAGGACGAAGGccaaggagagagagagaaacaaTCGCTAAAAATGATGacctatatttatatttatttataaattatttattttaatttattacttGAACGAGAAGTACGAGACGAACAAAGTGCCTTCCAttagacaaaaaaaaagacaatcACTTAATAACAACACACCCAAACACCACCTTTCATCCAGAACCGCCAATAACCTCCACAAAGGAATCTTCACTACTTTCCGCACTCCTTACTCTTCACGCTGTATCTCAATTTCATGGCTGCACCTTTGATAAATGGACTGCAAATCTTTGCGACTAGTCGATCCATCAGTCAAAGCCAGCCGCCTCGctcatctgtatctgtatctatctCTCATCTATTTCCATCTATCTCTGTGCTACGACTATCTCTATCTGTACCTGTACCTCTATCTATCTACATGTCTGTCTATCTACATCTGTCTAACTATCTGGTCTTTCCCACTTTACCGCCCGGGAAAGACCAACCAAATGCTGCTAAATCAAagaatcaaataataattcaaacaTGAAAAATACTTTACAAACACGACTCTCTTTTCTCATCACCACACAATCACacaattttcatttcggttttcatACGCAACTCGCCTTCACAGCCCTCGACagcatcactcatacgccgcgttgtctGGCAAAGCAATTTGCATGTGGATGGCGCAACTTTCATTTCACTTCTGCCCACCTCATTCTTCCTGCTATCAGCCTCCAAAAATCGAACTCTTCATGGGTTTTCTAAATTTCACCCACTTATTTCACTTCCACTCTTCTGCTTCTGGTAAACTCCATTTTCACTGCACTTTCTTCCGTCTGACAGAATATGAACAAAGGCAATttgctgaaaaataaaacaaacatttagcTACGCGCATTTCGGCTCATTCAAGGCGGGGCCCCAAcgtattgtattttaatatttctccACCTGCCGGAGCCCCATTGTTAGGCGACGCTTAGCACCTTTTGGCCCAAAGAAAGTTGTAAACGCCATCAAAGTGGGCCCGGCTCAATTGAGCCTAAGTAACTGAACTAAaatgaactgaactgaactgcaGTTGCCGGTTCGCAGAACGGCACTTTACAGCCGCTGATGGCTGATGGGCCGATGGCTGCTTTACTTATGAATATGACCCACTTTGGGGGCTGGCTCATGGATGCTGTGCCCATTGACTGCCTCTTGGCTTTCTTCGAGCACAAATACGTCAGCAATTAATGTGTCGCCGAATGGCTTTAAAGCACTTTTCTATGATCATTGGGGCCGGTTGGTTggtgttttgttgtttgatttgctTGCTTAGCATTCAGCTGCTCGGTTCTGCTTCTGCCGCAGTTTACAACTTCATTTCGGGCCCAATCGTGGAGTCTGCTCACTCTTCtttttgaattgttttgctAAGTGAAATTCCTAAGTAGTTCTCCATTGAAGGTGTCACGCTTTAAATCAATAGCTATTGTCCAGACGCACTCGCAAAGTCATTCCCGGTGCTTGTGGAGGCAGTGAAAACAGACATTCCCAAGTCATTGAAAACACGGTCATTCCCGAACACAATCGTGTCACAAATGGGCTGTTGCTCAGAAAAAGGGAAAGTGCATGGCGTCTTGTGAGAAACCATTTGGAAAATGAAACCATTCCAATGAACTGAGTTCTaagaaatgcatatttattcaaatatcCATTATCTATTATAATGAATCTCTCTTAATTGttttctttaagtttttttttttaattaaggaTAATAGAATCATTGGAGCATACAATTGGAAATATGTCCATACCtaattatgtattttaaatttatatcttTTCTAAAATCTATCTTTAATGAGGTGGTTCGACAGATTCCATTTGCAACAAATTTCTTAGGCAACGAACAAAAACTGAACCTGGgatcaaattttttaaattattcacCAAATTAAGAAGATAGGATTTTATTGGACACGTTTGCGAATAAAaccgaattaaaaaaaaaatacaaattctcCTAAGAAGAGATTCTGTAGTGTCCTATcatgttttaaatattcacGGATTACAATGTGCCTTTTATGTAAATTAGAAACCAAGACTACTCTCACATTTCGaccaacaaataaaatgtgtcCTTCGTTTTATGTGAAATTTTAAGCTGTGTAAAATTGATAAAAGCCGTGCGGGGAAATCTAGTCACGAGAGACTCCACCAAGTTGACAAGCCATGTACGAATATTATATTCCTTCCAtctttattatattatatagaaAGATTTTTTCAAGTCTATTTTACAGCAACACCTACAATCTTAAACGTAAATTTTCGCTTAAAGTCTCTTTAATTTCACTAGCCTATTTTTCAGCGCAGAAGAAACACAAAGAAGATCACAACTTTAAAGTATTCCGATGAGAAAGCAGGGCTTTCAATAAGTACTTTTCGAGACTTTCTTCAAAGACTTGACTCCAAAGCTGCGATCGAAAGCCTTTCTTAGGTGTACTAAAAGCTTGGTGAAgaaagtttaaattaaagaCTTTCTTTCGGAGTTTTAAACCAACAACTGCTCAGCACATTTAGATCGATATTATCGATACATTTTTACTTCATAGTAAATTTCAAATGCTCGAACTCTGCGAAGGGAAACATAGAAACGGCCAACATTCcaacatttaataaattaaaatctgtGAATAAAGAAAGtccatttacattttttagttattttgtCGGCCACAAATGtatgtttttcataattaaaaaagttgtGGTTGCTCTTTTTGAGAAGGGGGAATATGTCGAGAAACACATTAATTCAGAGCCAAAATTCAGTGCGAGCTcagaaaagcagcaggcatGCTGGGcgtgttttgcttatttttctaTAATCCACTAACAGGTGCCTTTGACAGAGCCTTTTACGGTCTGAAAACCAGGTAGGCACTCGTCGGTTGGTGGTCCATGTGGTCTAATCCAACTGCCCAGGTACCGAGAGCTTTTCCGGTTTTGTGGTTGGCAGTTTGGATTGGGGTTCGGTGGTTGGTGGTCCGTGGTCCATCGGTGTGGGTCAATGTACACTTTACGGATTTGGTTCCCATTTCACCAAACCACTGAGATTCGGGGATGGGAATCGGCGGGCAGCTGGAAAGGTGGGCCAGGTGCTGTGTGTGAAAGTGTTGCAACTGGccagttgcacttgcagtgGGCTGGTCATGTTCATAATTTAGAGCGGCTGATTCAAGCCGGCTGACATTGAATAATACAATCGCCGAAGATTGGACTGCGGATCTGGGCCTGGGCCAAAAGGCAGTAAAAGTGTTGTTCCCAAGTGGCATTTACAACTTTTCGCACAATGCCGCGGCTGATGTGTGAAAGTTGTCGGCCTGCCGCTTTATTGTCAACATATCGGCGAACGGGGGAACAAAACTCGTTTAATGGAGAGCCGCTCGTTTGGGCCAACAAAAGAACGAAACGCTGACAACGAAAGTGAAATGCTTCCCCGCTCGATCATAATTACGATAATGACAAATTTTCGTAATGAAACGAAACTGAAGTGCCTTGAAAGTGAAACCTGAGCAATTAATGCtgccccggccacgcccccatttcatttttaatttttccctGAGCTTTCGTTTTCGTTCCGCGATCTTTTGGCTATTACACAATGCAGGCGTGGCGggatatttgcatttcatgaTTCGGCGATTTTTGGCCCACCTATACCTATACCACAGATATTTTGTTGACGGGAAAGAAGCTGAATCCtgagccaaagccaaatggCAAGCCGCAGCCAAAACTGATTATGAAGTGGAAACTCTCACTTTTACGATTATTTTTCTTATGGCTTTCGGTTGTCATGATCTTCATCATCTTTCTTCGGTTTGTGTGCCCATTGTTATTGTCTCCTCGGTCTTCTGTCCCAAGATGATTCGACTTTCAGCGGCTAGAAAAGCGGCATAAAAGTCAATTTTATGCTCACTTTTTGATGCTGATTGGACAACGCGATCGTGCCTCGGCATCATATGCGCGCCTGTGATTTGGAGCAACACTAAATATCTCAATTAGAAGTTATTGTAGGGTTGGAAATGACCTGATGTGGGTCAGACCTTTCTCCACTTGGCTCGAGACCCAAATTCATTTCTCGGCCAGCACAGATGCGCTGCCATTGATATGGAGGTGGGGCCCATTCGTCGCAGTCATTCCGACCCATGCCATTCATTCAGCAAAACATCTAGCCCAACCCTCtgacaattaattaaaatcgaagtggctttggttttttggACTCTGGCCAACTCTGTCGCTTCGACAGACTCTTGCCTGTGGCTGCCACGCGCTCAAAGTCCAGTCCgaactgtttttatttcgataCCGGTTgtcagttgctgttgttgcactCCGGTCGACTCATtcggttttcaatttcaaacatttttgggcTGCAGTCACACGTGGAAAAATTCAACATCAATTGACTTCAGccttttaaactaattaaattaaatttgtctATAGTTACATAGCTATGTTCATATAATCAGAATTTTTCAAAATggtgattattatttatgctttcTTACACGAAGAAGATACATGtcacatatatgtattattattattattttactagatttttaaaattgcatatttatttagttaaataattGGAGtccaaataaatttcataaatatgtagtatatataaaatatatatataatataatataacatTCTTTGAGTGATCATAAACGTAttcttttctttctctgcATTTAAGCAAGTCGAAGAAAGTGCCGGTGACTTTGGGTTTGGCTCTGCTCGACTTTGGttgtttttttgctctttCTGGTATTTTTTAGTGCTGGCCATATCCGTTTTTGGCTCGATTTATGCCTTGCGATAAAGTCAAACCACCGGGCAGACAAAGCGGGGACTTGCTCAGTTACATCGACGTATCGATGACGAGCTTCGAATTCGATGGGGCAGCTGCGAGCGCCTTGGGTGAGGTGCGTTATAAATCGGAAAGATTAAAAAAGTAAGAAGAAAAGAGTTTCACTTTCTCAAGAGTTTACAGTTACTCATACAAAAATATGGAAGCTATTGGTGAGCAGAGTTATTGCTCTTTGGCCCGGCCACGATTTGCAGCCGGCTGGCgaagtggccaaaaggaaatggCTGTACTAGGCTCAAGAAGAAGCCTGCAggccaaattgaaatcttATAAAATACTCTCTCCAATGGGTGGATATGGCTCTGGATTGATgtacaaatgtttattaaatggattttaattaaacgtaTGATAGAAAACCAATCAATTGGGTTTATGCTGtcgaaaattaaatgcactatgctttaaatttaaattattgtgctaaaacaaaaataatcacATTAAAAATTGTAGTGTAAACAGGTTTTTATGCACTGAGAATTCATATTTTGGCATTTAGGTAAATTTACCTCTAAGTTTATTGCAGCTAAAGGGGTGTTATTGATTAATTTGATACACCCCtcttaaatttgaaattactCCTATTAAGTGCACATTTGGCAATCGCATGCAACACCTACTTCATTAGGCGGCCAAACACCATACAAAGCAATtccattacgcatacgccgcataGTCCCGCGTTCATTCAGTTCGCCTATCTGAATGTCAGCCGATGTCATTTAAATTTCAGGCACACTCTTCTTAATGGACAATGACCGCAGTACAGCGAATGTTTGACATTGATAGAGCGTCGATTGGATGCAGCAGGTGCAGAAGAGAGTGCGGATGAGCTTTTACCACATCCGCCGCACTGGACACATTATGATTAATGGCCGGCGGAAAGTATTGGCTTAGGTCAGGTGTGAAATTTTCCAGTGTCAGTAGGGGGCTCGAATCATAATCCATTAAGTGGCCCGTGTCAACCCCTCG
Protein-coding sequences here:
- the LOC6726936 gene encoding keratin, type II cytoskeletal 5, with product MNTPVISVVPKEFSRRNHQSTNPTASMKFFVATACILLLAAGISADPVKAAEEQPGAFAQCLESDSISCLQLTLFRKAKSVFDNPQIELFGGVSLVKSNEGRQGKSLDNSLAVEAAPTVEARTAEMGNYFMDNAKSFFAERSLNFNFANAARSVARAIPDDIKADLRELVVESRTRKKKLLKKFLPILLGVGAKIAVLGVGSIFGLLFLAKKALVVSVIAFFLALAAGASSGLGRIGGSGGGGGLLGGLGGLFGGKNAGGSSAASTGGWSSGGGASSAGWSSGGSSGWDTHGAYSSPVAQTIAYQGYKQARR